A single window of Balaenoptera acutorostrata chromosome X, mBalAcu1.1, whole genome shotgun sequence DNA harbors:
- the LOC103020146 gene encoding melanoma-associated antigen 10-like codes for MSELRQPEADLQAPVQAQGPVEAQVFGAAGEEAASPSSSSSPVAPSFSAYAESLPQEALTVLMADLVAFLLLKYRTKEPICKAEMLNMVLGDHRDHFPVVFSQACECMQLVFGVDVKEVDPRECTYVLVPTLGLTCDAVLSDGQSMPKAGLLVLILGQIALYGDRTPEEDVWELLSIMEVYVGEQHCIYGEPRELLTEVWVQEGYLEYRQVPQSDPARYEFLWGPRAYAETSKWQVLEHLLRVNGWDLRSFLSLCAEGVSDEEEGA; via the coding sequence ATGAGCGAGCTGCGCCAGCCTGAGGCTGACCTTCAGGCCCCAGTCCAGGCCCAGGGCCCCGTGGAGGCGCAGGTGTTCGGGGCTGCGGGCGAGGAGGCCGCCTccccctcgtcctcctcctcccccgtcGCCCCCTCCTTCTCCGCCTATGCCGAGTCCTTGCCCCAGGAGGCACTTACTGTGCTGATGGCTGACCTGGTGGCGTTCCTGCTCCTCAAGTATCGCACCAAGGAGCCGATCTGCAAGGCGGAGATGCTGAATATGGTCCTCGGCGACCATCGGGACCACTTCCCCGTGGTCTTCAGCCAAGCTTGCGAGTGCATGCAGCTGGTGTTTGGCGTGGACGTGAAGGAGGTGGACCCCCGCGAGTGCACCTACGTCCTGGTCCCCACCCTGGGCCTCACCTGTGATGCAGTGCTGAGCGATGGGCAGAGCATGCCCAAGGCCGGCCTCCTGGTGCTGATTCTGGGCCAGATCGCCCTGTACGGTGACCGCACCCCTGAGGAGGATGTCTGGGAATTGCTCAGCATCATGGAGGTGTATGTAGGGGAGCAGCACTGCATCTATGGAGAGCCCAGGGAGCTCCTCACCGAAGTGTGGGTGCAGGAGGGCTACCTGGAGTACCGGCAGGTGCCCCAAAGCGACCCCGCCCGCTACGAGTTCCTGTGGGGTCCCCGGGCCTACGCGGAGACCAGCAAGTGGCAGGTCCTGGAGCATCTGCTCAGGGTCAATGGATGGGATCTCAGGTCCTTCCTATCCCTGTGTGCAGAGGGTGTGAGCGATGAGGAAGAGGGGGCCTGA